One window from the genome of Paraconexibacter algicola encodes:
- a CDS encoding CaiB/BaiF CoA transferase family protein, with product MSLPPRTGPLTGVRILEVGGIGPNPFAAMLLADLGADVLRLDRPGQDLFPAQFNPTLRGRATVAANLKSPEAIESILTLAEQADALIEGYRPGVMERLGLGPDVVHARNPRLVYGRMTGYGQEGPMAPVAGHDINYISLAGALGPAQRTGEKPMFALNLVGDYGGGAMFLVMGVLAGIIEARSSGQGQVVDAAMVDGAAALTAMFHGMRAGGMWKDEPGTNLLDSGAHFYDTYETSDGGHVALGAIEPQFYARLLELLEIPAEEMPQFEMGRWPEYKERLTALFKTRTRAEWAALLEPEETCATGVYGLGEAAEHPHMAARGTFVEVDGMVQPQAAPRFDRTPGEARPAVKDTAAVLADWGLDEAQQAALGG from the coding sequence ATGAGCCTTCCTCCCCGTACCGGTCCCCTCACCGGCGTCCGCATCCTCGAGGTCGGCGGCATCGGCCCGAACCCCTTCGCCGCGATGCTGCTCGCCGACCTCGGCGCCGACGTCCTGCGCCTGGACCGTCCCGGCCAGGACCTCTTCCCGGCCCAGTTCAACCCGACGCTGCGCGGCCGCGCGACCGTCGCGGCGAACCTCAAGTCGCCCGAGGCGATCGAGTCGATCCTCACGCTCGCCGAGCAGGCCGACGCGCTGATCGAAGGATACCGCCCCGGGGTCATGGAGCGGCTCGGCCTCGGTCCGGACGTCGTGCACGCGCGCAACCCGCGGCTCGTCTACGGCCGCATGACCGGCTACGGCCAGGAGGGCCCCATGGCCCCGGTCGCCGGTCACGACATCAACTACATCTCGCTCGCGGGCGCCCTCGGCCCGGCGCAGCGCACCGGCGAGAAGCCGATGTTCGCGCTGAACCTCGTCGGCGACTACGGCGGCGGCGCGATGTTCCTCGTCATGGGCGTCCTCGCCGGGATCATCGAGGCACGCAGCTCCGGACAGGGCCAGGTCGTGGACGCGGCGATGGTCGACGGCGCCGCCGCCCTCACCGCGATGTTCCACGGCATGCGCGCGGGCGGCATGTGGAAGGACGAGCCCGGCACGAACCTCCTGGACTCCGGCGCGCACTTCTACGACACCTACGAGACCTCCGACGGCGGGCACGTGGCCCTCGGCGCGATCGAGCCGCAGTTCTACGCGCGGCTGCTCGAGCTGCTCGAGATCCCCGCCGAGGAGATGCCGCAGTTCGAGATGGGCCGCTGGCCGGAGTACAAGGAGCGCCTGACCGCGCTGTTCAAGACGCGCACGCGCGCGGAGTGGGCGGCGCTGCTGGAGCCCGAGGAGACCTGCGCGACCGGGGTGTACGGCCTCGGCGAGGCGGCCGAGCACCCGCACATGGCCGCCCGCGGCACGTTCGTGGAGGTCGACGGGATGGTGCAGCCGCAGGCCGCGCCGCGGTTCGACCGCACGCCCGGCGAGGCGCGCCCGGCGGTGAAGGACACCGCCGCGGTCCTCGCCGACTGGGGCCTGGACGAGGCCCAGCAGGCCGCCCTCGGCGGCTGA
- a CDS encoding DNA alkylation repair protein, producing the protein MPFADELLGREVVETLRDVLHGVAPDRPLDELAAVAGALDGQALGERSAAIRDATLAGLPADFAAFDAVLRAALADDRFRGWMIWAVADAAAVRALEAPDDRDLVAGLELLRALTPRLTAEAAIRRFLLRDPDRTLAHLAGWTDDPDEHVRRLVSEGTRPNLPWAVRVPALRARPDATVGLLDALHRDPAEYVRRSVANHLNDLSRIDADLAIAVAGRWLAGAPGDVPTARLVRHALRTAVKAGDPRALALQGFGPPPPGLTITGPVPDRTALRIGEELTLTCTLAHAGDAPVALAIDYVVHYVKASGATAPKVFKLATRTLAPGETATLTARRSFAQRTTRRHHPGPHVVELQVNGHRHGRAEVQLLP; encoded by the coding sequence GTGCCGTTCGCGGACGAGCTGCTCGGTCGCGAGGTCGTCGAGACCCTGCGCGACGTGCTGCACGGGGTGGCTCCCGACCGCCCGCTGGACGAGCTCGCGGCCGTCGCGGGGGCGCTCGACGGGCAGGCGCTCGGAGAGCGCTCGGCCGCGATCCGCGACGCGACGCTCGCCGGCCTGCCCGCGGACTTCGCCGCGTTCGACGCCGTCCTGCGGGCCGCGCTCGCCGACGACCGCTTCCGCGGCTGGATGATCTGGGCGGTCGCCGACGCGGCGGCGGTCCGCGCGCTCGAGGCCCCGGACGACCGCGATCTCGTCGCCGGGCTCGAGCTCCTGCGTGCGCTCACCCCGCGCCTGACCGCCGAGGCGGCGATCCGCCGCTTCCTGCTGCGCGACCCCGACCGCACGCTCGCGCACCTCGCGGGCTGGACCGACGACCCCGACGAGCACGTCCGCCGCCTCGTCAGCGAGGGCACCCGGCCGAACCTGCCGTGGGCGGTCCGCGTCCCGGCGCTGCGGGCGCGGCCCGACGCCACCGTCGGGCTGCTCGACGCGCTGCACCGCGACCCCGCCGAGTACGTGCGCCGCTCGGTCGCCAACCACCTCAACGACCTGTCGCGCATCGACGCGGACCTCGCCATCGCCGTCGCCGGACGGTGGCTGGCCGGAGCACCGGGCGACGTGCCGACCGCGCGGCTCGTCCGCCACGCCCTGCGGACCGCCGTCAAGGCCGGCGATCCGCGGGCACTCGCGCTGCAGGGCTTCGGCCCGCCGCCGCCCGGCCTGACGATCACCGGGCCCGTCCCGGACCGCACGGCGCTGCGGATCGGCGAGGAGCTCACGCTCACCTGCACGCTCGCCCACGCCGGCGACGCACCGGTCGCGCTCGCGATCGACTACGTCGTCCACTACGTCAAGGCGTCGGGCGCGACCGCGCCGAAGGTCTTCAAGCTCGCGACCCGCACGCTGGCCCCGGGGGAGACCGCGACGCTCACGGCCCGCCGGTCGTTCGCGCAGCGGACGACCCGACGGCACCACCCCGGCCCGCACGTGGTCGAGCTGCAGGTCAACGGTCACCGTCACGGCCGGGCCGAGGTGCAGCTCCTCCCGTAG
- a CDS encoding HNH endonuclease signature motif containing protein, with amino-acid sequence MTPDSSRNRADLRRDSALQRRFRVRLIEERGHRCEQCGNAEKVEAHHRVPLNQGGTWDLENGQLLCPECHKSTRSFAWKIQRGDGTPTRDVLFEAIAQLVEYGGLTESEATDARNRLRNY; translated from the coding sequence GTGACGCCCGACTCGTCGAGAAACCGAGCCGATCTGCGACGAGATTCGGCGCTTCAGCGTCGCTTCCGGGTGCGTCTGATCGAAGAGCGTGGGCACCGTTGCGAGCAGTGCGGCAACGCCGAGAAAGTCGAGGCGCATCATCGCGTGCCGCTGAACCAAGGCGGTACGTGGGACTTGGAGAACGGCCAGCTCCTCTGCCCTGAGTGCCATAAGTCGACCCGGTCGTTTGCTTGGAAGATTCAGCGCGGGGACGGCACGCCCACGCGGGATGTTCTGTTCGAGGCCATTGCTCAGCTCGTGGAGTACGGCGGTTTGACCGAAAGCGAGGCGACGGACGCGCGCAATCGCCTTCGGAACTACTAG
- a CDS encoding type II toxin-antitoxin system VapC family toxin, protein MKLLLDTHAALWWVSDDDRFGTTAERLMLASDAQVLLSAVVMWEITVKQALGKLTVPPTWSQTLLAGGANELPITLRHAAKVGDLPDHHRDPFDRLLVAQALTEDAILLSRVPALHAYGAAIAW, encoded by the coding sequence GTGAAACTGCTGCTGGACACGCACGCTGCGTTGTGGTGGGTCTCCGACGACGACCGCTTCGGCACCACCGCTGAACGGCTGATGCTCGCCTCCGACGCTCAGGTCCTGCTCAGCGCGGTGGTGATGTGGGAGATCACCGTCAAACAGGCCCTGGGCAAGCTCACCGTCCCGCCGACATGGAGCCAGACGCTGCTCGCCGGCGGCGCCAACGAACTTCCGATCACCCTGCGGCACGCCGCGAAGGTCGGGGACCTCCCAGATCATCACCGCGATCCGTTCGACCGACTGCTCGTCGCGCAGGCGCTCACCGAGGACGCAATACTGCTCTCCCGCGTCCCCGCGCTGCATGCGTACGGGGCCGCCATCGCCTGGTAG
- a CDS encoding acetyl-CoA acetyltransferase yields MASHGIKDKVAIVGMGCTTFGEHWDKSADDLLVEATQECFASTPRLPKEDVDAYWLGTMNSGQSGVVLSRPVGIDYKPVTRVENMCATGSEAVRAACYAVASGAYDRVMAVGVEKLKDTGFAGLVRSTVPGDGTAPEINLTAPAAFSLLDPAYCEKYGVDQQDMRDAMTHVAWKNHVGGARNPRAQFRKEVSKETIAKQAGKVAGRLGVFDCSGVADGAAAALIVRAEDAHRYTDTPMYVKALSMIAGPASGPIDPDYDYTTFHEVVACAKDAYAQAGITDPRAQLDLAEVHDCFTPTELVLMEDLGFSQRGQAWRDELDGVFDQDGALAVNVDGGLKSFGHPVGASGLRMLFECWQQFRGEAGERQLPDAKLGLTHNLGGRPGTCVSFISVVGRDRG; encoded by the coding sequence ATGGCTAGTCACGGGATCAAGGACAAGGTCGCCATCGTCGGCATGGGCTGCACGACGTTCGGCGAGCATTGGGACAAGAGCGCCGACGACCTGCTCGTCGAGGCGACCCAGGAGTGCTTCGCCTCCACGCCGAGGCTCCCCAAGGAGGACGTCGACGCCTACTGGCTGGGGACGATGAACTCCGGGCAGTCCGGGGTCGTCCTCAGCCGCCCGGTCGGGATCGACTACAAGCCCGTGACGCGCGTGGAGAACATGTGCGCGACCGGCTCGGAGGCCGTGCGCGCCGCCTGCTACGCCGTCGCCTCCGGTGCGTACGACCGTGTGATGGCGGTCGGGGTCGAGAAGCTCAAGGACACCGGGTTCGCCGGCCTCGTCCGCTCGACCGTCCCCGGTGACGGGACCGCGCCGGAGATCAACCTCACGGCCCCGGCCGCGTTCTCGCTGCTGGATCCCGCCTACTGCGAGAAGTACGGGGTCGATCAGCAGGACATGCGCGACGCGATGACCCACGTGGCGTGGAAGAACCACGTCGGCGGTGCGCGCAACCCGCGCGCGCAGTTCCGCAAGGAGGTCTCCAAGGAGACCATCGCCAAGCAGGCCGGCAAGGTCGCGGGGCGCCTGGGGGTCTTCGACTGCTCCGGCGTCGCCGACGGCGCCGCCGCGGCGCTGATCGTCCGCGCCGAGGACGCTCACCGGTACACCGACACGCCGATGTACGTGAAGGCGCTGTCGATGATCGCCGGCCCGGCGAGCGGCCCGATCGACCCCGACTACGACTACACGACCTTCCACGAGGTCGTCGCGTGCGCGAAGGACGCCTACGCCCAGGCGGGGATCACCGACCCGCGCGCGCAGCTCGACCTCGCCGAGGTGCACGACTGCTTCACCCCGACCGAGCTGGTGCTGATGGAGGACCTCGGGTTCTCGCAGCGTGGGCAGGCCTGGCGTGACGAGCTCGACGGCGTGTTCGACCAGGACGGCGCGCTCGCGGTCAACGTCGACGGCGGCCTGAAGTCCTTCGGGCATCCGGTCGGCGCGTCCGGGCTGCGGATGCTGTTCGAGTGCTGGCAGCAGTTCCGTGGCGAGGCGGGCGAGCGCCAGCTGCCGGACGCGAAGCTCGGGCTGACGCACAACCTCGGCGGCCGGCCGGGGACGTGCGTCTCGTTCATCTCCGTGGTCGGTCGCGACCGCGGCTGA
- a CDS encoding TolB family protein — MSGLTVVVLAVSSPAEARQVVYESSDGAIMARTDDSPPRRLASGVDPHVSPDGRRVAFVSRGGTQVRLVPYRGGKQRVIARGHGVGSDPLFNRTTWSADSRYVATSAVGNQITLYDTRVRRSSLLRRYRPSSNSIAGIALSPAGTRIAFSTRGIDDSSLHVMDAKPGAHATVVRRYDGADPVWGHQAGCLAFTLLVGNRYESFPSRIGFACAGARAFGDMTGSLRPVRWLSKTRMLGAQSSAGLQERAVRVNTATGQVVAISEPVQRIFDFSRDGRTMLARSNDSLTQIALDSPGAIPAEIAPGPVVASWTGSG, encoded by the coding sequence ATGAGTGGTCTGACGGTGGTCGTTCTTGCTGTGTCCTCCCCAGCGGAGGCGCGGCAGGTCGTCTACGAGTCGTCCGACGGGGCGATCATGGCCAGGACCGACGACTCGCCACCGCGCCGTCTGGCCAGCGGCGTCGACCCGCACGTCTCTCCTGACGGACGACGCGTCGCGTTCGTCAGCCGCGGCGGGACGCAGGTTCGACTCGTGCCGTACCGGGGCGGGAAGCAGCGCGTCATCGCGAGGGGCCACGGGGTTGGATCGGATCCGCTCTTCAACAGGACCACGTGGTCGGCGGACTCGCGCTACGTTGCCACGAGCGCCGTCGGCAACCAGATCACCCTGTACGACACGCGCGTGCGCCGCTCCTCCCTGCTGCGCAGGTACCGCCCGAGCAGCAACAGCATCGCCGGGATCGCGCTGTCTCCTGCCGGGACGCGGATCGCGTTCAGCACGAGGGGTATCGATGACTCCTCGCTGCACGTCATGGATGCCAAGCCCGGGGCTCATGCGACCGTCGTCCGTCGATACGACGGTGCCGATCCAGTCTGGGGTCACCAGGCCGGGTGTCTGGCGTTCACGCTGCTTGTCGGCAATCGCTACGAATCGTTTCCTTCGAGGATTGGCTTCGCGTGTGCCGGGGCGCGAGCCTTTGGAGACATGACGGGATCTCTGCGCCCGGTGCGATGGCTTTCCAAGACGCGCATGCTGGGAGCGCAGTCCTCTGCCGGTCTGCAAGAACGAGCCGTACGAGTGAACACCGCGACGGGTCAGGTCGTCGCCATCTCCGAGCCCGTGCAGCGCATCTTCGACTTCTCGCGCGACGGCAGAACCATGCTCGCACGGAGCAACGACTCGCTCACGCAGATTGCACTCGACAGCCCAGGAGCTATTCCCGCTGAGATCGCGCCAGGCCCAGTGGTCGCGTCTTGGACCGGCTCTGGCTAA
- a CDS encoding type II toxin-antitoxin system Phd/YefM family antitoxin — MAQVGMHEAKTKLSQLVERAEAGEEIVIARRGKPVVRLTPLTPTSSMAAVRGALRGQVTMAEDFDDLPDGFAEAFG, encoded by the coding sequence ATGGCGCAGGTAGGCATGCATGAGGCCAAGACCAAGCTCTCGCAGTTGGTCGAGCGCGCGGAGGCCGGCGAGGAGATCGTGATCGCTCGTCGAGGCAAGCCCGTGGTGCGCTTGACCCCCCTGACCCCGACCTCGTCGATGGCCGCGGTGCGCGGCGCCCTGCGCGGTCAGGTGACGATGGCCGAGGACTTCGACGATCTGCCGGACGGATTCGCCGAGGCCTTCGGCTGA
- a CDS encoding phytoene desaturase family protein, producing MSETERLDNMSEQEVETVDVLVVGAGMGGVCVAARLAQGGQRVLLVDRGERVGGRASSFEVDGFTINTGAIAIENGGMMEQTFTDLGATLDIRYPEPANVFRIKGRTVNPAKGGWAFLLDQITKKGAKVLAGLGSARKGELPEDQVTLADWIAGATSNETVHRLFRNLSAAIFAVNANEIPAKAFLTYFTQKGAFRNFGFHPRGTAAVCEAIADVVTREGSEVWTGATVTRITTEGDRATGAVVRRADGRTVTVRAGAVVSNVGPVATIDLVGEDALPADYVASIRERSRPSANIIIHVASREPLLDTPGLIVFSATDRICNAGNMTATCPELAPEGWHLTVVYAVPVPAIGDFDADAELEASLQELRAELPGMAHPETRVVDARVMRGDWPAQRAASGYELPRETPLDNLLHVGDGVRDYGDGGTQACAVTAKQVADELLGVAASSG from the coding sequence ATGAGCGAGACGGAACGTCTGGACAACATGTCCGAGCAGGAGGTCGAGACCGTCGACGTCCTCGTCGTCGGGGCCGGCATGGGCGGGGTCTGCGTCGCCGCGCGCCTCGCGCAGGGCGGCCAGCGCGTGCTCCTCGTCGACCGCGGCGAGCGGGTCGGCGGGCGCGCGTCGAGCTTCGAGGTCGACGGCTTCACGATCAACACCGGGGCCATCGCCATCGAGAACGGCGGCATGATGGAGCAGACGTTCACCGACCTCGGCGCCACGCTCGACATCCGCTACCCGGAGCCCGCGAACGTCTTCCGGATCAAGGGCCGCACCGTCAACCCCGCCAAGGGCGGCTGGGCCTTCCTCCTGGACCAGATCACGAAGAAGGGCGCGAAGGTCCTCGCCGGGCTCGGCAGTGCCCGCAAGGGCGAGCTGCCCGAGGACCAGGTGACGCTCGCCGACTGGATCGCGGGCGCGACCTCCAACGAGACCGTCCACCGCCTGTTCCGCAACCTCAGCGCCGCGATCTTCGCCGTCAACGCGAACGAGATCCCGGCGAAGGCGTTCCTCACCTACTTCACCCAGAAGGGCGCGTTCCGCAACTTCGGCTTCCATCCGCGCGGCACCGCCGCGGTCTGCGAGGCGATCGCCGACGTCGTGACCCGCGAGGGCTCGGAGGTCTGGACCGGCGCCACCGTCACCCGGATCACCACCGAGGGCGACCGCGCGACCGGCGCCGTCGTCCGCCGCGCCGACGGGCGCACCGTCACCGTCCGCGCGGGCGCGGTCGTCAGCAACGTCGGACCGGTCGCCACGATCGACCTCGTCGGCGAGGACGCGCTGCCCGCCGACTACGTCGCCTCGATCCGGGAGCGGTCGCGGCCGAGCGCGAACATCATCATCCACGTCGCCTCGCGCGAGCCGCTGCTCGACACGCCCGGGCTGATCGTCTTCAGCGCGACCGACCGGATCTGCAACGCCGGGAACATGACCGCCACCTGCCCGGAGCTCGCGCCGGAGGGCTGGCACCTGACCGTCGTCTACGCCGTGCCCGTCCCGGCGATCGGGGACTTCGACGCCGACGCCGAGCTGGAGGCCTCGCTGCAGGAGCTGCGTGCCGAGCTGCCCGGCATGGCGCACCCGGAGACCCGCGTCGTCGATGCGCGCGTGATGCGCGGCGACTGGCCGGCGCAGCGTGCCGCGTCCGGGTACGAGCTGCCCCGCGAGACGCCGCTGGACAACCTGCTGCACGTCGGCGACGGCGTCCGCGACTACGGCGACGGCGGCACGCAGGCGTGCGCCGTGACCGCCAAGCAGGTCGCCGACGAGCTCCTCGGCGTCGCCGCATCCTCCGGATGA
- a CDS encoding antibiotic biosynthesis monooxygenase family protein, with protein sequence MSIVKINAITVPRERFDEFERRFATRAGRVEEAEGFESFDLLRPNDDRDVCLVITKWRSEEDFRAWVASPDFAAGHAQHRSDGPVGTNSEIWSFDVLESKD encoded by the coding sequence ATGAGCATCGTGAAGATCAACGCGATCACCGTTCCGCGGGAGCGGTTCGACGAGTTCGAGCGGCGGTTCGCGACCCGCGCGGGCAGGGTCGAGGAGGCGGAGGGGTTCGAGTCCTTCGACCTGCTGCGGCCCAACGACGACCGCGACGTCTGCCTCGTGATCACGAAGTGGCGCAGTGAGGAGGACTTCCGCGCCTGGGTCGCCTCGCCCGACTTCGCGGCCGGGCACGCCCAGCACCGCAGCGACGGTCCGGTCGGCACGAACAGCGAGATCTGGTCGTTCGACGTCCTGGAGTCCAAGGACTGA
- a CDS encoding crotonase/enoyl-CoA hydratase family protein, translating to MDFETIRYEVADGVLTLTLDRPEQLNAFTLTMGRELIAAFDASDADDDVRAVIVTGAGRGFCAGADLSGGGASFDAEAHGADAGSVPRDLGGEVSLRIFASKKPVIAAINGPAVGVGATMTLPMDVRLAAESARMGFVFARRGIVPEAASTWFLPRVVGIAQATEWVMTGRVFDAEEALRGGLVRSLHDDGGLLQAARGLAREIAENTSPVSVALARQMLWRGLVAAHPMEAHRAESHGMATRGRAADAIEGVTAFLEKRPAAFPDRVSTDLPDVFPGWVEPTYETRSS from the coding sequence ATGGACTTCGAGACCATCCGCTACGAGGTCGCCGACGGCGTCCTGACGCTAACGCTCGACCGGCCCGAGCAGCTCAACGCCTTCACGCTGACGATGGGGCGCGAGCTCATCGCCGCGTTCGACGCGTCCGACGCCGACGACGACGTACGCGCCGTGATCGTCACCGGGGCCGGGCGCGGGTTCTGCGCCGGGGCGGACCTCAGCGGCGGCGGGGCGTCCTTCGACGCCGAGGCCCACGGCGCCGACGCGGGATCCGTCCCGCGCGATCTGGGGGGCGAGGTCAGCCTGCGGATCTTCGCGTCGAAGAAGCCGGTGATCGCCGCGATCAACGGCCCGGCGGTCGGGGTGGGGGCGACGATGACGCTGCCGATGGACGTGCGGCTCGCTGCGGAGAGCGCCCGGATGGGGTTCGTGTTCGCGCGCCGCGGCATCGTGCCCGAGGCGGCGTCCACCTGGTTCCTGCCGCGCGTGGTCGGCATCGCGCAGGCGACGGAGTGGGTGATGACCGGCCGGGTCTTCGACGCCGAGGAGGCGCTGCGCGGCGGGCTCGTCCGCAGCCTGCACGACGACGGCGGCCTGCTGCAGGCCGCGCGCGGCCTCGCGCGCGAGATCGCCGAGAACACGTCGCCGGTGTCGGTCGCGCTGGCCCGCCAGATGCTCTGGCGCGGGCTCGTCGCGGCGCACCCGATGGAGGCCCACCGCGCCGAGTCCCACGGGATGGCGACCCGCGGCCGGGCCGCCGACGCGATCGAGGGCGTGACGGCGTTCCTCGAGAAGCGCCCGGCCGCGTTCCCGGACCGCGTCTCGACCGACCTCCCCGACGTCTTCCCCGGCTGGGTGGAGCCGACGTACGAGACGCGGTCCAGCTGA